A genome region from Diadema setosum unplaced genomic scaffold, eeDiaSeto1 scaffold_35, whole genome shotgun sequence includes the following:
- the LOC140245801 gene encoding QRFP-like peptide receptor, whose product MTLKRSDYPQTTADYSSLLDEGGFESMTSSLLHETSSKWSSKTVSIDQSSILFDVSTSSESSIESTNTSDGAKVSWVWIPIAWTLSQYIQLIFAIAGIVGNFLVMAVLFKRRAKSRSTDTLIGGLAGADFITSILIIPVPVASSVPTSFLGELYCRIVSTAILLWSSITASTYLLMSISVERYIAVVFPLYFNRNFNRRRVSMFIVLVWVMSVISVLFGFIVKTVDDETHTCELDYHYPTGQVIIAYYWFSLRMVIPCLTMVITQILIARELSKQASLFSHVSRTGGRAGGTPSFHIVARERVIQMMFIVIAIYIICWSPNQIAYLGFNLGWVPASFNHSSLQKVLVFLGFLNSCANPIIYAARFPEFRAAVKEMITCTSEKNAPLFEKIDMKSSETMNNQPIANNV is encoded by the coding sequence ATGACGCTAAAAAGGAGCGACTATCCGCAGACGACGGCGGACTATTCAAGCTTGCTGGACGAGGGTGGATTCGAATCAATGACAAGCAGTCTACTTCATGAAACCAGCTCAAAATGGTCGTCCAAGACGGTATCGATAGATCAATCATCGattttatttgatgtatcaaCATCCAGTGAAAGCAGCATCGAAAGTACTAATACATCTGATGGAGCTAAAGTCTCTTGGGTATGGATCCCCATAGCTTGGACTTTAAGTCAATACATCCAACTTATATTTGCTATTGCAGGAATTGTAGGCAACTTTCTTGTGATGGCCGTCCTATTCAAGAGACGAGCTAAGAGTCGTTCGACAGACACTTTGATTGGCGGTCTCGCTGGCGCAGATTTTATCACCTCGATTCTTATCATCCCAGTACCAGTTGCATCATCAGTTCCAACATCATTTCTTGGAGAGCTTTATTGCCGGATAGTTTCTACTGCAATCCTTCTTTGGAGTTCAATAACTGCGTCGACTTATCTATTAATGTCCATTTCTGTGGAGCGTTACATAGCCGTCGTTTTTCCACTGTATTTCAATCGGAACTTTAACCGACGACGTGTATCAATGTTTATCGTACTTGTTTGGGTTATGTCTGTTATCTCTGTACTTTTTGGATTTATTGTGAAAACTGTAGATGACGAAACTCATACATGTGAACTGGATTATCATTATCCAACTGGCCAGGTCATTATCGCCTACTACTGGTTTTCTTTGAGGATGGTCATTCCTTGCTTGACCATGGTCATCACCCAAATACTCATCGCTCGTGAGCTAAGTAAGCAAGCCTCCCTCTTCAGCCACGTTTCACGCACTGGAGGGAGGGCTGGCGGGACTCCTTCGTTCCATATTGTGGCGAGAGAACGAGTCATTCAAATGATGTTTATAGTGATCGCCATCTACATCATATGTTGGAGTCCTAATCAGATCGCCTATCTCGGTTTTAACCTAGGCTGGGTCCCTGCCTCCTTCAACCACAGTTCTCTGCAGAAGGTGCTGGTGTTCCTTGGCTTTCTCAACTCTTGCGCCAATCCAATTATTTATGCAGCTCGCTTTCCTGAATTTAGAGCAGCTGTCAAAGAAATGATAACATGCACCTCAGAGAAAAACGCTCCGCTCTTTGAGAAAATCGACATGAAGTCAAGTGAAACAATGAACAACCAACCAATAGCGAATAACGTCTAA